From the Paraburkholderia sp. PREW-6R genome, one window contains:
- a CDS encoding DUF3999 domain-containing protein produces MKRVWTLSGACFVFVSAAVSMCAPAQAFADDGFARRFALEGAPGAAIYSVTLPASVYVASQRSDLGDLRVFNDAGEAVPYSLDAPPEPTRTPPTLRTARWLPLLPTAPASHRLPPGVMIAVDGSLRATSAPPARAQHDTDLVDAGNAARAGRVSALIVHLRDDNYQGRVSAEASDDLRTWQPAGDAQLLKVSYNGSTLSQDRVELDVAHARYVRLHWLDGVPYVDSIELEVQAAGADHAQRSDAQRVWREGIVARAGPREGEYFFESGGPYPVDRLRLNLPQPNTVAPAVVYSRAGLADAWREVSSATLFRLHNGDVEQSNPSLELKPDTDRQWRVVIDTRNGGLGSGALTISAGWRPATLTFIARGGGPFSLAVGNAATVSSAVGLDELMRAASAVPVTARVGDVLPVAPGAGAPLGALDSEASRRYWLWGALVLAVGSLAAVAWRLVRRTRGHEPAAVQTYAQSAAGEAASTGSGEAGVAGASGVAGRGGAADAPGGAPTASTAYSGGTDAKGPSDGPG; encoded by the coding sequence ATGAAGCGGGTGTGGACCCTCAGTGGCGCATGCTTTGTATTTGTATCGGCGGCTGTGTCGATGTGCGCGCCTGCCCAGGCGTTTGCCGACGACGGCTTTGCGCGCCGCTTCGCGCTCGAGGGCGCGCCGGGCGCGGCCATTTACAGCGTGACGCTGCCGGCTTCCGTCTACGTGGCGAGCCAGCGCAGCGACCTGGGCGACCTGCGGGTCTTCAACGACGCAGGCGAGGCGGTGCCGTACTCGCTCGATGCTCCGCCCGAACCCACGCGCACACCGCCCACGCTGCGCACCGCACGCTGGTTGCCGCTGCTGCCCACCGCGCCTGCCAGTCACCGCTTGCCACCAGGTGTGATGATCGCTGTCGACGGCTCGTTGCGCGCCACGTCGGCGCCACCGGCGCGTGCGCAGCACGACACGGATCTCGTCGATGCAGGCAACGCCGCGCGCGCGGGCCGGGTCAGCGCGCTGATCGTGCACCTGCGGGACGACAACTATCAGGGGCGCGTCAGCGCCGAGGCGAGCGACGATCTGCGCACATGGCAACCCGCCGGCGACGCGCAACTGCTCAAGGTCAGCTACAACGGCAGCACGCTCAGTCAGGACCGTGTCGAACTGGATGTCGCGCATGCTCGCTATGTGCGCTTGCACTGGCTCGACGGCGTGCCGTACGTCGACTCGATCGAGCTGGAAGTGCAGGCCGCGGGCGCCGACCACGCGCAGCGCTCGGATGCGCAGCGCGTGTGGCGCGAGGGCATCGTTGCACGTGCGGGACCGAGAGAGGGGGAATATTTTTTCGAGTCGGGCGGCCCGTACCCCGTCGACCGTTTGCGTCTGAACCTGCCTCAACCCAACACGGTGGCGCCGGCCGTCGTCTATTCGCGAGCGGGGCTTGCCGATGCGTGGCGCGAAGTGTCGAGTGCCACGCTCTTCCGGTTGCATAACGGCGACGTGGAGCAGAGCAACCCTTCGCTCGAACTGAAGCCGGACACGGATCGGCAATGGCGGGTGGTGATCGACACGCGTAACGGCGGACTGGGCAGCGGCGCGTTGACCATCTCGGCGGGATGGCGGCCGGCAACACTGACCTTCATCGCTCGCGGCGGCGGTCCGTTCTCGCTGGCGGTGGGCAATGCTGCCACCGTGTCGTCGGCGGTAGGCCTGGACGAGCTGATGAGGGCGGCGTCGGCGGTGCCCGTGACCGCGCGTGTCGGCGACGTGCTGCCGGTTGCGCCAGGCGCAGGCGCTCCGCTGGGCGCGCTGGATTCGGAAGCTTCGCGCCGGTATTGGCTGTGGGGAGCGCTGGTACTTGCTGTGGGTTCGCTCGCCGCAGTTGCATGGCGGCTCGTGCGCCGGACGCGGGGGCATGAGCCGGCAGCCGTTCAAACATACGCTCAATCCGCTGCGGGTGAGGCGGCAAGCACGGGGAGCGGTGAGGCTGGCGTAGCTGGCGCAAGCGGCGTAGCTGGCAGAGGCGGCGCGGCCGACGCACCTGGCGGCGCGCCGACCGCAAGCACCGCTTATTCAGGCGGCACCGACGCTAAAGGACCCAGCGACGGCCCAGGCTGA
- a CDS encoding MarR family transcriptional regulator yields MKDSAKAGLEQFLTYRLHVLNKLAERGISERYQDKLGVTLPEARVIASVGSFGPFSIMELARHANLDKSQASRAAEALIRQGLVKREASADDGRLVLVSLTPQGRALYRKVMPIARKWNGDLFECLDEQEKIALGQALDKIIETMTASGE; encoded by the coding sequence ATGAAGGATTCAGCCAAAGCCGGGCTAGAACAGTTCCTCACGTATCGTCTGCATGTGCTGAACAAGCTGGCAGAGCGCGGCATCAGCGAGCGCTATCAGGACAAGCTCGGCGTCACGCTGCCGGAGGCGCGGGTCATTGCGTCGGTGGGTTCGTTCGGGCCGTTCTCCATCATGGAACTCGCGCGTCATGCCAATCTGGACAAAAGCCAGGCGAGCCGCGCTGCCGAGGCATTGATCAGGCAGGGTCTGGTCAAGCGTGAAGCAAGTGCTGACGACGGCCGGCTCGTGCTCGTCTCGCTGACGCCGCAGGGGCGCGCGCTTTATCGCAAGGTGATGCCGATCGCCCGCAAGTGGAACGGCGACCTTTTCGAATGTCTGGACGAGCAGGAAAAGATCGCGCTGGGCCAGGCGCTCGACAAGATCATCGAGACGATGACCGCGTCCGGCGAATGA
- a CDS encoding glycerate kinase: MPNSPSSPVVVIAPDSFKGSLSAEEVARAIANGILRARADATVRICPMADGGEGTLDAMLTSGGERRRLTVRGAAGAVREAITGILADGSAIIETAEIVGITDPVGMGVPVETRSTRGMGEAIRALLDAGVRRFYVALGGSSTNDGGAGMLVGLGAKLFDSQDNELEPTPEHLARVARVDVSQLDARLADTQFVGMSDVDNPLNGEHGATAIFGPQKGVKPEQVASLDAALARFADVLEPALARTMRNQPGAGAAGGLGFALHMLGARFEPGAETVARQIGLDAALDGADWLITGEGRSDVQTLHGKAPFIACRHAQAAGVPATLLSGGVDPAALPRLSEYFSGCFSPAPGPITLEIAIREAARLLADEAEQLTRLKYGAR; the protein is encoded by the coding sequence ATGCCGAATTCGCCGTCCTCGCCCGTCGTCGTCATTGCTCCCGATTCTTTTAAAGGCTCGCTTAGCGCAGAGGAAGTCGCGCGGGCAATCGCCAACGGCATCCTGCGCGCACGCGCCGACGCCACGGTGCGTATCTGCCCGATGGCCGACGGCGGCGAAGGCACGCTCGACGCGATGCTGACGAGCGGCGGCGAGCGCCGCAGGCTGACCGTGCGAGGCGCAGCGGGCGCCGTGCGCGAGGCCATCACGGGCATCCTTGCCGACGGCAGCGCAATCATCGAAACCGCGGAGATTGTCGGCATTACAGACCCGGTGGGCATGGGCGTGCCGGTCGAAACGCGCAGCACGCGCGGCATGGGCGAAGCGATCCGCGCACTGCTCGACGCGGGTGTGCGGCGCTTTTACGTCGCGCTAGGCGGCAGCAGCACGAACGACGGCGGCGCCGGCATGCTGGTCGGTCTCGGCGCGAAACTGTTCGACTCGCAGGACAACGAACTCGAGCCCACGCCCGAACACCTCGCCCGCGTTGCGCGCGTGGACGTGTCGCAACTCGACGCCCGGCTGGCGGATACGCAATTCGTGGGCATGTCGGACGTGGACAATCCGCTGAATGGCGAGCATGGCGCCACCGCCATCTTCGGCCCGCAAAAAGGCGTGAAGCCGGAACAGGTTGCGTCGCTCGACGCGGCCCTCGCCCGCTTTGCCGACGTGCTCGAACCGGCGCTCGCCCGCACGATGCGCAACCAGCCCGGCGCGGGCGCAGCGGGCGGCCTCGGTTTTGCGCTGCATATGCTCGGCGCCCGGTTCGAACCGGGCGCGGAAACCGTTGCGCGGCAGATCGGCCTCGATGCGGCACTCGACGGCGCAGACTGGCTCATCACCGGCGAAGGCCGTTCGGACGTGCAGACACTGCATGGCAAGGCACCCTTCATCGCGTGCCGTCACGCCCAGGCGGCGGGCGTGCCGGCCACGCTGTTGTCCGGTGGCGTCGACCCGGCGGCGCTGCCTCGACTGAGCGAATATTTCAGCGGCTGTTTCTCGCCGGCGCCTGGGCCTATCACGCTCGAGATCGCCATTCGCGAAGCCGCGCGCCTGCTTGCCGACGAGGCCGAGCAACTCACCCGGCTGAAATACGGCGCGCGTTGA
- the tig gene encoding trigger factor, which produces MANVVENLGKLERRITISLPKDAVQKEVDSRIRQLAKNVRMPGFRPGKVPLKMVTQQYSGQVEAEVLSDKVGKEFFDISRAENLRVAGQPSFAPKADATEGDYAFDATFEVYPEVKLGDVATAEIERTTTTITEAEIDRTLDILRKQRVHFHARGEAGEHGDGGADTAAKEGDRVSVDFVGKIGGEVFEGGSAEDFAFVLGEGRMLPEFEQAATGLKVGESKEFDLAFPEDYHGKEVAGKTAQFTITMKKIEWPHLPEIDAEFAKSLGIEDGDLTKMRAEIKDNLEREAKRRTQAIVKNQVMDALLKISELDVPNALIEQDQERLVAMARQDLEQRGVPNAKDAPIPAAMFKEQAERRVKLGLVLAELVKANELQAKPEQIRAEVDEFAKSYEDPKEVVRWYYSNQQRLAEMEAYVVEANVVDFVLSKAKVTDKEVSFEELASATAQA; this is translated from the coding sequence ATGGCTAACGTTGTTGAGAACCTCGGCAAGCTCGAACGCCGCATCACGATTTCCCTGCCGAAGGATGCCGTGCAGAAGGAAGTGGACTCGCGTATCCGTCAACTCGCGAAGAACGTGCGCATGCCGGGCTTCCGCCCGGGCAAGGTGCCGCTCAAGATGGTGACGCAACAGTACTCGGGCCAGGTGGAAGCAGAAGTGCTGAGCGACAAGGTCGGCAAGGAATTCTTCGACATCAGCCGCGCGGAAAACCTGCGCGTGGCCGGCCAGCCGAGCTTCGCGCCGAAGGCCGACGCAACGGAAGGCGATTACGCATTCGACGCGACGTTCGAGGTGTATCCGGAAGTAAAGCTGGGTGACGTCGCGACGGCTGAAATCGAGCGCACCACGACCACCATCACCGAAGCGGAAATCGACCGCACGCTCGACATCCTGCGCAAGCAGCGCGTGCACTTCCACGCTCGCGGCGAAGCCGGCGAGCATGGCGACGGTGGCGCCGATACCGCGGCGAAAGAAGGCGACCGCGTGTCGGTGGACTTCGTCGGCAAGATTGGCGGTGAAGTGTTCGAAGGCGGCAGCGCGGAAGACTTCGCGTTCGTGCTGGGCGAAGGCCGCATGCTGCCGGAGTTCGAGCAGGCGGCTACGGGCCTGAAGGTCGGCGAGTCGAAGGAATTCGACCTGGCTTTCCCCGAGGACTATCACGGCAAGGAAGTCGCCGGCAAGACTGCGCAGTTCACGATCACGATGAAGAAGATCGAGTGGCCGCATCTGCCGGAAATCGACGCGGAATTCGCGAAGTCGCTCGGTATTGAAGATGGCGACCTGACCAAGATGCGCGCCGAGATCAAGGACAACCTGGAGCGTGAAGCGAAGCGCCGCACGCAAGCCATCGTAAAGAACCAGGTCATGGACGCGCTCCTCAAGATTTCGGAGCTCGACGTGCCCAACGCACTGATCGAGCAGGATCAGGAACGCCTCGTCGCAATGGCTCGTCAGGATCTGGAGCAACGCGGCGTGCCGAATGCGAAAGACGCGCCGATCCCGGCTGCCATGTTCAAGGAACAGGCCGAGCGCCGCGTCAAGCTTGGCCTCGTGCTGGCCGAACTGGTCAAGGCCAACGAACTGCAAGCCAAGCCGGAGCAGATTCGCGCCGAAGTGGACGAATTCGCGAAAAGCTACGAAGACCCGAAGGAAGTCGTCCGCTGGTATTATTCGAACCAGCAACGTCTTGCTGAAATGGAAGCGTACGTCGTTGAAGCCAACGTCGTCGACTTCGTGCTCAGCAAGGCAAAGGTGACGGACAAGGAAGTGAGCTTCGAAGAACTGGCAAGCGCAACGGCGCAAGCGTAA
- the clpP gene encoding ATP-dependent Clp endopeptidase proteolytic subunit ClpP, producing MTFRAQMLDTLTSQSSRDLEAQALGLVPIVVETSGRGERSYDIYSRLLKERIVFLVGEVNDQTANLVVAQMLFLESENPDKDISFYINSPGGSVSAGMAIYDTMQFIKPDVSTLCMGLAASMGAFLLAAGAKGKRFALPNSRVMIHQPLGGARGQASDIEIQAREILYLKERLNGLLAHHTGQPVERIARDTDRDNFMSADDAQAYGLVDQVAHKRP from the coding sequence ATGACCTTTCGCGCTCAAATGCTGGACACGTTGACCTCCCAGTCGTCCCGGGATCTCGAAGCGCAGGCGCTCGGACTGGTGCCGATCGTCGTGGAAACAAGCGGTCGGGGCGAGCGCTCGTACGACATCTATTCGCGCCTTCTGAAGGAGCGGATCGTGTTTCTGGTCGGAGAAGTGAATGACCAGACGGCCAACCTCGTCGTGGCGCAAATGCTGTTTCTCGAAAGCGAAAATCCGGACAAGGACATCAGCTTCTATATCAACAGCCCGGGCGGTTCGGTATCGGCCGGCATGGCGATTTACGACACCATGCAATTCATCAAGCCGGACGTTTCCACCTTGTGCATGGGCCTTGCGGCCAGCATGGGCGCATTCCTGCTGGCAGCCGGCGCGAAAGGCAAGCGCTTTGCTTTGCCCAACTCGCGGGTCATGATCCATCAGCCGCTCGGCGGCGCGCGAGGTCAGGCGTCGGACATCGAAATTCAGGCACGTGAAATTCTGTACCTGAAGGAGCGTCTGAACGGACTGCTGGCACACCACACCGGCCAGCCAGTCGAGCGCATTGCGCGTGACACCGACCGCGACAACTTCATGTCAGCCGACGATGCGCAAGCTTACGGTCTCGTTGACCAGGTGGCGCACAAGCGTCCTTGA